From Simonsiella muelleri ATCC 29453:
ACTTTCTTGCTTAAGTTAAATAGAGTATTCTGAAAAATACCTGATGGAGAATAACAGCATTGTCAATTCAAAAATAGGAATAACATAATCATATTTTTAAAGGTAAATTAAAGGATTATAACAAAGGCAGTCTGAAAATCAAAACCGCTCGTTTGCACCCAAATACCGCCATTGTCCAACGGGTAATGCCCCTAATTTCACTTTGCCGATACGAATTCGTTTCAAACCCACTACGCGCAAACCGACTAATTCACACATTCGGCGGATTTGGCGTTTTTTGCCTTGTTTGAGAACGAAACGCAATTGATCTTCGTTTTGCCATTCTACTTTGGCGGGGCGCAATTTTTCGCCATCCAAACTCAAACCATGATTGAGTAATGCCAAACCGTTTTCGATCAAATTGCCTTTTACGCGTACCAAATATTCTTTTTCACTGTCGCTGTGTTCGCCTATCAGTTGTTTGGCGATGCGCCCATCTTGCGTCAAAACAAGTAAGCCAACGGAGTCAATATCCAATCGTCCAGCAGGCGCAAGTCCTTTTAATTGTTTGGGATGAAAGGGGATTTTACTGGTATCACCGTTCCAATGATTATCAGCAGCAATCAGCTCAATGGCGGCGCGGTAGTCTTTTTCAGGTTGCCCACTCACAAAACCCACAGGTTTATTCAATAA
This genomic window contains:
- a CDS encoding pseudouridine synthase — translated: MTEIQPIRLSKRMAELKMCSRREADHYIEQGWVKVNGVVAVLGQKVVPTDRIDLDKIAHQQQAQRVTILLNKPVGFVSGQPEKDYRAAIELIAADNHWNGDTSKIPFHPKQLKGLAPAGRLDIDSVGLLVLTQDGRIAKQLIGEHSDSEKEYLVRVKGNLIENGLALLNHGLSLDGEKLRPAKVEWQNEDQLRFVLKQGKKRQIRRMCELVGLRVVGLKRIRIGKVKLGALPVGQWRYLGANERF